Proteins encoded in a region of the Bradyrhizobium sp. CB3481 genome:
- the gcvH gene encoding glycine cleavage system protein GcvH: MTTLFTSDHEWIRIEGDVATIGVTDYAQSQLGDVVFVDLPKVGRSLKKAEAAAVVESVKAASDVYAPISGEVVEVNEALAAEPALVNSDAGGKAWFFKLKIADKSELGGLMDEAAYKAHTA, translated from the coding sequence ATGACGACGCTGTTCACCTCCGACCACGAATGGATCCGCATCGAGGGCGATGTCGCCACCATCGGGGTGACGGACTACGCGCAATCGCAGCTCGGCGACGTCGTGTTCGTCGACCTGCCCAAGGTCGGCCGCAGCTTGAAGAAGGCCGAAGCCGCCGCGGTCGTCGAATCGGTGAAGGCCGCTAGCGACGTCTACGCGCCAATCTCGGGCGAGGTGGTCGAGGTCAACGAGGCGCTCGCCGCCGAGCCCGCGCTGGTCAATTCCGACGCCGGCGGCAAGGCCTGGTTTTTCAAGCTGAAGATCGCAGACAAAAGCGAACTCGGCGGCCTGATGGATGAAGCCGCCTACAAGGCCCATACGGCGTGA